The Streptobacillus ratti genome contains a region encoding:
- a CDS encoding 3'-5' exonuclease, whose translation MEERELQSLRRKAKKLKVQLERHESFMELFEYIRKNIFILNPIILDVETTGIRKNDEILQLSIIDLGSNIVFDKYMKPKYVTDWEESFKIHNISYEMVENKKPISYYKRDIEKILKKHKLIIGYEVNSDIAFLKRAGIELKSNIVLDIAYLFSLLFENENLIDRKIRPSLLDAAKFYNLDFNAHDALSDCIATLHCFKSILVEKKEKLEFKYDINVMSFLEEENKIEEKSDKLTKLARKYVKLFESIGNKIVLDLETTGIRENDEIIQLSIIDTNGEKLFDEYFKPLNVTEWKEAYKIHNISKEMLENKSSIEEYREKIQSILDFTDYMIGYGIDFDYKLLQRQGFSVEHIKKIDISDYFKYIYRKIFNDPKLKRPKLIECSSYYEFKDKGFHNSLTDCFATLKSYKGIYRDMLEELSDKNESKNN comes from the coding sequence ATGGAAGAAAGAGAATTACAAAGTCTTAGAAGAAAAGCAAAAAAATTAAAAGTTCAATTAGAAAGACATGAATCTTTTATGGAATTATTTGAATATATTAGAAAAAATATATTTATTTTAAATCCAATAATATTAGATGTAGAAACTACTGGAATTAGAAAAAATGATGAGATATTGCAATTAAGTATAATAGATCTTGGAAGTAACATAGTTTTTGATAAATATATGAAACCTAAGTATGTTACTGATTGGGAAGAATCTTTTAAAATACATAATATTTCTTATGAAATGGTAGAAAACAAAAAACCTATCTCTTATTATAAAAGAGATATAGAAAAGATATTAAAAAAACATAAATTGATAATAGGGTATGAAGTAAATTCTGATATTGCTTTTTTAAAGAGAGCAGGGATAGAACTTAAGTCTAATATAGTATTAGATATAGCCTATCTTTTTTCATTATTATTTGAAAATGAAAATTTAATAGATAGAAAGATTAGACCTAGTTTGTTAGATGCAGCTAAATTCTATAATTTAGATTTTAATGCTCATGATGCCTTGAGTGATTGTATAGCTACATTACATTGTTTTAAAAGCATATTAGTTGAAAAAAAAGAAAAATTAGAGTTTAAATATGATATTAATGTAATGAGCTTTTTAGAAGAAGAAAATAAGATTGAAGAAAAAAGTGATAAATTAACTAAACTTGCAAGAAAGTATGTTAAATTATTTGAAAGTATAGGTAATAAAATAGTACTTGATTTAGAAACAACAGGTATTAGAGAAAATGATGAGATAATACAACTTAGTATTATAGATACTAATGGAGAGAAATTATTTGATGAATATTTTAAACCTTTAAATGTAACAGAATGGAAAGAGGCATATAAGATACATAATATAAGTAAGGAAATGCTTGAAAATAAATCAAGTATTGAAGAATATAGAGAAAAAATACAATCTATACTTGATTTTACAGATTATATGATAGGATATGGTATAGATTTTGACTATAAATTATTACAAAGACAAGGATTTAGTGTAGAACATATTAAAAAAATAGATATATCAGATTATTTTAAATATATATATAGAAAAATATTTAACGATCCAAAATTAAAAAGACCAAAATTAATAGAATGTTCAAGTTATTATGAATTTAAAGATAAAGGGTTCCATAATAGCTTAACAGATTGTTTTGCAACCCTTAAATCGTATAAAGGGATATATAGAGATATGTTAGAAGAATTGAGTGATAAAAATGAAAGTAAAAATAATTAA
- a CDS encoding NAD(+)/NADH kinase has product MKVKIIKKNTLSIDEIKYFLEYLNQKQIEVVEDISLADVLITFGGDGTLLSTVEHLRVKNIPVFSINYGSIGYMTKISSKDAIISFEKYINGEYMIDHRKFLEVSFKNKVYYALNELSILKFAINSKLINVRVEQDEKLINVYKADGIIVATPTGSTAYSLSAGGPILAPNLDAICITPLAPQSLTARSIIINGKNKLKFSAFGRSEYVGLNIDGNLHFKLCSEDVVYAKLSDMGIDLIYVDNLNYYNILKQKLHWT; this is encoded by the coding sequence ATGAAAGTAAAAATAATTAAAAAAAATACATTAAGTATTGATGAAATTAAATACTTTTTAGAATATTTAAACCAAAAGCAAATTGAAGTAGTTGAAGATATATCTTTAGCAGATGTTTTAATTACGTTTGGTGGAGATGGAACATTACTTTCTACAGTAGAACATTTAAGAGTGAAAAATATACCTGTGTTTTCAATTAATTATGGAAGTATAGGATATATGACTAAGATAAGTAGTAAAGATGCTATAATTTCATTTGAAAAATATATTAATGGAGAATATATGATAGATCATAGAAAATTTTTAGAAGTTAGTTTTAAAAATAAGGTTTATTATGCTCTAAATGAATTAAGCATATTAAAGTTTGCTATAAATTCAAAGTTAATTAATGTAAGAGTTGAGCAAGATGAAAAATTAATAAATGTTTATAAGGCAGACGGTATAATAGTTGCAACTCCTACAGGTTCTACAGCTTATTCACTTTCTGCTGGTGGACCTATACTTGCACCTAATTTAGATGCAATTTGTATAACTCCACTTGCACCTCAAAGCCTTACTGCCAGGTCTATTATAATAAACGGTAAAAATAAGCTTAAATTTTCAGCTTTTGGAAGAAGTGAATATGTTGGTTTAAATATAGACGGAAATCTTCATTTTAAACTTTGTTCTGAAGATGTTGTTTATGCAAAACTTTCAGATATGGGAATAGATTTGATATATGTAGATAATTTAAATTATTATAACATTTTAAAACAAAAATTACATTGGACTTAG